The nucleotide sequence CAAGCGCATCCATCGGGGCGGTGACAGTGCGGATGAGCAGAAGCGGTGATGCCGTGCGCATGACGGTCATCATCGTGACGGGAGCTCTGCTGGCCGCGTCGTGCACGGCCCCCGTCACCACTCCCACGTCAGCAATGAGCACCCCCTCGGGGGGCGGCGGGTCGACCATTTCCAGCGCCGGCAGCACGACGGAGCAGAGCAGCCCGTTGCAGTCCGCCATCTCGCCGGCGATGCCCACCCCGGCCCAGGACCGTCCGCACCCCTCCCTACCGGTATCGAACCTTCCCCCACCGCCGGATCCGACCGGTCCGGACGCCCTGCAGCGGCGGCACGATACCGCTTTCGCGTCGTTGCTGACCACACTGAGCACTTCACTGCAGGCCGGGAACCGAACCCAGTTCCTGGCTTCCTTCACACCGGCTCTCGCCGGCCGGGTCGGTCTCTGGTTCGGCAACACCAGAGCATTGGGGGTCTCCGGCGCCCGGTTCGCCCGGTCGGACGACTACTTTTCCGGTGCAACGGATTCCATGTCCTCCTTCAGCCGAACGGTCGTGCTCGGTATCCGCACGCCGTACGACGACGACGGTTCGATGCCCGGGATCCCGTACCTCGTCACCGTGTCGATGACGACCGCCAAGGGCCGGCCGTCGATGTCGATCACCACCTGGGAACCCAGATTCCTCGGTGATCCGATGAACTGCGAGTGCGGACTGTCGGTCGTGCATTCGCCGACCGTGGCGGTGGTCTTCGATTCCGCGGACCCCGACCTCGCCTTCTGGTCGACGGCAGCGCTGGCCGCTGCCGGCGGCGGGATCGCGTGGTCGCACCTGCAGATGCTCGGCTCCGGCCTCGTCGCCCCGAAGGGTCAGGTGATCTTCCTGGCGGACCGGCCCTTCCACTGGTTCCTGACGGCCACCGCACCGGCCCAGACGTCCAACGTCACGGTGGGCCTCATCGACGCGCTCGCACCCCATCCCGGCGCCACCTACTCCGACCAGTCCCGCATCGTGGTCATGCTGCAGTCGCCGGACGGCGCGGTCATCCCGAACGACCAGCAGGGGCGTGAATACGCCGCGGACGTCATCACGCACGAGTCCACCCACCAGTTGATGAACCGGAACTCCCACCTGGCGGTCCGCAGCGAGGGATCGCCACCGACCTGGGCCCTGGAGGGCATCGCGGTAGCGGTCGAAACCCTGTACCGCGACTCCCTCGGGGACTCGGCGAACATCGGATATCCGGAGCCCAACGATCCCAAGAACATCGATCCCGGTTGGTTCAGAGCACATCTGACCGATCAGATGCCGACCAGGAACCAGCTGTACTCGGCGTCGACCGACGGGGCCGGCTACTACGCCATCGCGGGATCGGTGTTCCGGTTCCTCGATCAGCACTACGGCTACCCGACGATGATGCGGGTCGCCGCCGCGATGTATGCCCGGCCAGATCAGGACCCGTTCGCCTACTTCCCCGACCCGCTCGACCCCGCCGACCCGGGGCACTACCTCCCGACTGCGACGGCCCGGAACCTCTGGAAGAACTGGTTCGTGCTCACCTACGAAAACTGACCCTCGGTTCGACCCGCGCTGATCGCCCGGTCCGGTCGATGACGCACAGCGCACGGGATAGCCTGCGTCATGCGGACGATGCGAGCACTGGTCGTCGACGGTCCCCGTCGGGCGTCCATCCAGGACGTGGCCGTCCCGATTGCCGGCACCGGTCAGGTCGTCGTAGACGTCGAACGTTCCGGTGTCTGTGGTACGGACGGTGCGATCTACACGGGCGACATGCTCTACCTCGGTACCGGTCAGGCAAAGTACGCCATGCGCCCGGGCCACGAGTGGTGCGGGACGGTGGCTTCCATCGGCGAAGGAGTCGACCCGTCCTGGCTCGGCACCAGGGTCACCGGCGATACGATGCTGGGCTGCAGGCAGTGCGAGAGGTGCCGGCGTGGACGCCAGCACCTGTGCCGGAACCGTTATGAGGTAGGCGTTCTCGGTGGCTGGCACGGAGCCGTCGCCGAACAGGTCCTGGTGCCCGCGGCCAGCCTGTACGCCCTTCCGGACTCCGTCGACGACACCGCGGGCGCCATGGTCGAACCCGGTGGCAACTCCCGCCGCGCGGCACAGGTGGCCGTCCTGGCGCCCGGCGACCGGGTGGCCGTCTTCGGGCCGGGCACCATCGGCCTGCTCGCCGCCGGGTTCGCGAGAAGCCTTGGCGCGGAGGTACACGTCATCGGACGTTCACCGGCCGGGGTGGCACTGGCCCGCAGTCTCGGCCTGCCGGCCTGGCTCACCGACGAGGTGCCGGACCTGCGGTTCGACGCTGCGATCGACGCCACCGACGGCGCCGGGATCCCCGCTGCTGCGGTGGATCTGGTCGAGCCGGGCGGCCGGATCGTCTGCGTCGGTCTGGCCGGCGAGCCGAGCGTGATCGATTCCCGACAGCTGGTGCTCAAGGATCTCACCGTCGTCGGTCACCTCTCCGGGTCACCGGCGATGGCCGCGACGATCGCCGCCTACGCGGACGGCCGGGTCGATCCCGCGCCACTGGTCGCGGCGACCGTCGGTCTGGATCGGGCCGCCGACGTGCTGGCCGGATGGCGACCGGAGCATGCCGGTCCCGGCCCGAAGATCCACATCGACCCGCGGCGGTAGCGGTCCCCGGGAGGCGGACGTCGATCAGGACGGCGTCAGCGGCGCAGTCCTGAGGGGTGGCTCCGGCGCGGCGATGTATCAGCGGGCGGCGGACGGGTCTCTGGAGGCGCAGGGGCAAGAGCTCCCGGCCTTCGACACCGGCCGTCCGGACTGCGAAAGAAGTGCATCACCATGACCACGTTGCTGACCCGCATGCGTCCGCTCACCTTGCAGGCCGCGCGGATCCGCCTGCCACACCGTTCCCGCCGCCCGATGCTGCAGCCTTCATCGACGCTGCCGGCCACCGAGGAACGTCTGGCCACTGCGGCCGAGGTCGACGACCTCCGGTCGATCTGCGACCCGCGGCGGCCCTGACGCTGCTGCGATGTCCGGGCTACCCGATGTTCCGGCTACCGGCGTTCCGGCTACCGGCGTTCCGGCTACCGGCGGACGCGACGGATCAGCCTTCGCAGCACCGGACCGGCGGCCAGTCCCGTCCCCACCGCCGAGATGGTGCTGATCCCGAGGTCGATCGAGACCCGGCCCTCCTCGGCCCAGTACACGTCCTTCAGGTCCAGCAGCAGTGCGAACTCGTCCACGATCAGGGCCAGGCCGGCGCCGTAGGCGAGCGGTACCACGGCATGAGGCTTGAGGGTGTTCCCCCGGACGGCCATCCCCCCGACACCGGCGAGCAGACCGATACCCCAGAGGTAGTGGTGGATGTGCGTGCCACGGATGGAGACATTGCGGAACGGACCGCGGCCGTTCTTGATGCTGTAGGTGATCCCCCGCACTGCGGCGAAGGTGGCGGTGAAGCTCGACCAGCCGAGCACGACACCCCGCCGCGCCGGGTTCAGCTCCTCCCGGAAGGCGGCCTGGACCTCTTCGGCCGCTCCGGTGATCGTTGCGCTCATGCCCTGACAATAGGTCGGCCGCG is from Nakamurella sp. PAMC28650 and encodes:
- a CDS encoding zinc-binding dehydrogenase; its protein translation is MRALVVDGPRRASIQDVAVPIAGTGQVVVDVERSGVCGTDGAIYTGDMLYLGTGQAKYAMRPGHEWCGTVASIGEGVDPSWLGTRVTGDTMLGCRQCERCRRGRQHLCRNRYEVGVLGGWHGAVAEQVLVPAASLYALPDSVDDTAGAMVEPGGNSRRAAQVAVLAPGDRVAVFGPGTIGLLAAGFARSLGAEVHVIGRSPAGVALARSLGLPAWLTDEVPDLRFDAAIDATDGAGIPAAAVDLVEPGGRIVCVGLAGEPSVIDSRQLVLKDLTVVGHLSGSPAMAATIAAYADGRVDPAPLVAATVGLDRAADVLAGWRPEHAGPGPKIHIDPRR